One genomic segment of Catalinimonas alkaloidigena includes these proteins:
- a CDS encoding cation:proton antiporter: MEKLNHAEVVSLLIQLSLMLGVGRLMAELFRVFKQPAVVGEIIAGIILGPTILGAISPEAFQWLFPSSGPTSIALDGFIQMSVILLLFIAGMEVELHIVWQQGKQALLTSLFALTVPFIIGFLVTYYFPDFFSLSSDSEQRLVFALFIGTTMAITALPVIARILMDLSLFKSGMGMLIIASAMINDLLGWLIFTVILSMMGNSAGMAVWQTILLTIGFTLGMLTLGKGLINKGLPWINKKMSWPGGVLSIAMAFCLLAAAFTEFIGIHAIFGAFIIGVAVGDSQHLTERAKEILHHFINSIFAPLFFVSIGLHINFVSSFNLPLVVVLIVLAFVGKVSGAYFGARSGGLERPQALAVGFGMNTHGTLEVILGAIALEAGLISDEIFVAILVMVILTIVTSAPLMKYCLQWQERTDAMSKASAERSPNPK; the protein is encoded by the coding sequence ATGGAAAAACTTAACCATGCTGAAGTAGTCAGTCTGCTCATACAGCTAAGCCTGATGTTAGGAGTTGGAAGGCTTATGGCTGAGTTATTCCGAGTCTTCAAGCAGCCTGCTGTAGTAGGGGAGATTATCGCAGGCATCATTCTGGGACCTACCATTTTGGGGGCTATTTCGCCTGAGGCTTTCCAGTGGCTTTTTCCTTCAAGTGGCCCTACCTCTATCGCACTGGACGGCTTTATACAAATGTCAGTTATATTGCTGCTATTTATCGCCGGTATGGAAGTTGAATTACATATTGTATGGCAGCAGGGAAAGCAGGCTTTACTTACCAGTTTGTTTGCTCTGACCGTACCTTTTATTATTGGCTTTCTGGTCACCTATTATTTTCCTGATTTTTTTAGTTTGAGCAGCGACAGTGAGCAGAGGTTAGTGTTTGCGCTCTTTATAGGTACAACGATGGCCATTACTGCTTTACCCGTAATCGCTCGCATCTTAATGGATTTATCACTTTTTAAATCGGGCATGGGCATGCTGATTATTGCTTCGGCGATGATCAACGATCTCTTGGGCTGGTTAATCTTTACCGTGATCTTAAGTATGATGGGTAATAGCGCTGGTATGGCAGTCTGGCAGACGATTTTGTTAACGATCGGTTTTACACTGGGTATGTTGACATTAGGTAAAGGGTTGATCAACAAAGGTCTGCCCTGGATTAACAAAAAAATGTCCTGGCCGGGAGGCGTTCTTTCCATAGCTATGGCCTTCTGCCTCTTGGCCGCTGCTTTCACAGAGTTTATTGGCATTCATGCAATTTTTGGGGCATTTATCATTGGTGTTGCAGTGGGGGACTCTCAGCACCTTACTGAAAGAGCCAAAGAGATTTTACACCATTTTATTAATAGCATTTTTGCCCCTTTGTTCTTTGTATCCATTGGCTTGCACATCAACTTTGTAAGTAGCTTTAACCTTCCTCTGGTAGTGGTATTGATTGTACTGGCTTTTGTAGGAAAAGTAAGCGGCGCCTATTTCGGCGCAAGAAGTGGTGGGCTGGAACGTCCTCAGGCTTTAGCCGTTGGTTTTGGCATGAATACCCATGGGACCCTGGAAGTGATACTGGGAGCAATTGCGCTGGAAGCAGGCCTGATCAGTGACGAGATATTTGTGGCGATATTAGTGATGGTAATTTTAACTATTGTCACCTCAGCCCCTCTGATGAAATATTGTTTGCAGTGGCAGGAAAGAACGGATGCCATGAGTAAGGCAAGCGCTGAGCGCTCTCCAAATCCTAAATAA
- a CDS encoding ABC transporter permease, producing MIFIKLVAESLVFAWQALKANVLRTILSLLGVTVGIFAIITVFTVVDSLERSIRDSLSFLGDQVIRIEKWPWIFEDNYPWWKYYKRPQPTLTEFDFLQENITLASSLTIFAERGNALLQHESSSMNDVQLIGVSFEYNQVYDAPLSYGRYFSPREVDLARNVALIGNEIAQTLFPYSNPLGKEVKIQGLKFVIIGIFEEQGENFIETPSLDATCLIPYNSFLKLYASGSRFGIGSTIGIRGYEEDEGLKELENEVIGLMRSRRGLRPLEEDDFAINRPEAFAEVVSNIFDVIGIAGWIIGSFSILVGGFGIANIMFVSVKERTNIIGIQKALGAKNHFILFQFLFESVFLSLFGGLAGLFLVYLVTFIPIGSLVLILTPKNIILGLTVSSLVGVISGLIPALLASRMDPVEAIRN from the coding sequence ATGATCTTTATCAAATTAGTTGCTGAGAGCCTGGTTTTTGCGTGGCAAGCCTTAAAAGCCAATGTTTTGCGCACCATACTTTCCCTTTTGGGAGTCACGGTTGGTATTTTTGCGATCATTACAGTATTTACGGTTGTTGATTCTCTGGAGCGCAGTATCCGTGACAGTCTGTCTTTTTTAGGTGATCAGGTAATCCGGATAGAAAAATGGCCCTGGATATTTGAAGATAACTACCCCTGGTGGAAATACTACAAAAGACCTCAGCCTACCCTTACTGAATTTGATTTTTTGCAGGAAAATATCACACTAGCCTCCAGCCTCACCATTTTTGCCGAAAGAGGAAATGCGCTGCTTCAGCACGAAAGCAGCAGTATGAATGATGTGCAACTGATTGGTGTTTCTTTTGAATACAATCAGGTATATGATGCCCCCCTGTCTTATGGACGCTACTTCTCTCCTCGTGAAGTGGATCTGGCCAGAAACGTTGCCCTGATTGGCAATGAAATAGCCCAGACCCTGTTTCCTTATTCTAATCCTTTGGGCAAAGAAGTAAAAATACAAGGCCTCAAGTTCGTAATAATCGGCATATTTGAGGAGCAGGGCGAAAATTTTATTGAAACACCCAGCCTGGATGCCACCTGCCTTATTCCTTACAATAGCTTTTTGAAACTGTACGCCAGTGGCAGCAGGTTTGGAATTGGTTCCACTATCGGGATTCGGGGGTATGAGGAAGATGAAGGGCTGAAAGAGCTGGAAAACGAAGTGATTGGCCTGATGCGTAGCCGGCGCGGACTTCGCCCGCTGGAAGAAGATGACTTTGCGATCAACCGTCCCGAAGCCTTCGCGGAAGTGGTAAGTAATATCTTTGATGTGATAGGTATCGCCGGATGGATTATCGGTAGTTTTTCTATTCTTGTCGGGGGTTTTGGTATCGCCAATATTATGTTTGTTTCAGTGAAAGAGCGCACAAATATCATTGGTATACAAAAAGCGCTGGGAGCAAAAAACCATTTTATTCTCTTTCAGTTTCTATTTGAGTCAGTATTCTTAAGCCTATTCGGCGGATTGGCAGGTTTATTTCTTGTTTACCTGGTCACCTTCATACCCATTGGTTCGCTGGTCTTAATTTTGACACCTAAAAACATCATATTAGGCCTTACTGTATCAAGCTTGGTAGGAGTAATTTCGGGTTTGATACCTGCCCTGCTTGCTTCACGCATGGACCCGGTAGAAGCCATACGAAACTAA
- the queA gene encoding tRNA preQ1(34) S-adenosylmethionine ribosyltransferase-isomerase QueA, protein MKLSAFKFELPSELIAQYPAEVRDEARMMVVHRDTGEIEHKVFKDIVDYFDEGDVLVINDTKVFPARLYGNKEKTGAQIEVFLLRELNQEMHLWDVLVDPARKIRVGNKLYFGEGELVAEVIDNTTSRGRTIRFLYEGENEEFYKIIDSLGETPLPKYIKRKVEAEDRERFQTIYAKNVGAVAAPTAGLHFTQQVMKRMEIKGVHMPPITLHVGLGTFRSVDVEDLTKHKMDSENFEIGKITEKLVNESLDHKRRVCSIGTTSMRALESSVSANGRLKANNGWTDKFIFPPYEFKICNALLTNFHLPQSTLLMMACAFGGYELVMHAYETAVKEKYKFFSYGDVMLII, encoded by the coding sequence ATGAAATTATCGGCATTTAAGTTTGAACTTCCTTCAGAACTTATTGCACAGTATCCTGCAGAAGTGAGAGACGAAGCACGCATGATGGTAGTTCATCGTGATACGGGTGAAATTGAGCACAAGGTTTTCAAAGACATTGTAGATTACTTTGACGAAGGGGATGTTTTAGTAATCAATGATACTAAAGTTTTTCCTGCCAGATTATATGGCAACAAAGAAAAAACCGGTGCTCAGATTGAAGTTTTTTTGCTAAGAGAGCTTAATCAGGAAATGCATCTATGGGATGTGCTGGTAGACCCTGCTCGTAAAATCAGAGTAGGTAACAAACTCTATTTTGGCGAGGGAGAACTGGTAGCCGAGGTAATTGATAATACCACTTCTCGTGGTAGAACGATCCGTTTCCTCTATGAAGGGGAAAATGAGGAGTTTTACAAGATCATTGATTCCCTGGGGGAGACTCCGCTGCCTAAATACATCAAAAGAAAGGTAGAAGCAGAAGATCGCGAGCGGTTCCAGACCATTTATGCCAAAAATGTGGGTGCGGTTGCTGCCCCTACTGCTGGCCTCCATTTTACCCAGCAAGTGATGAAAAGGATGGAGATCAAAGGCGTGCATATGCCTCCTATCACCTTGCACGTAGGTTTAGGCACATTCCGCTCGGTGGATGTGGAAGACCTTACCAAGCACAAAATGGATTCTGAGAACTTTGAGATTGGTAAGATTACAGAAAAGTTGGTTAATGAGTCTTTGGATCATAAGCGAAGAGTCTGTTCAATCGGAACAACTTCCATGAGAGCATTGGAATCTTCAGTCTCTGCAAATGGTCGCCTGAAAGCTAATAATGGCTGGACAGATAAATTTATCTTCCCTCCTTATGAGTTTAAGATTTGTAATGCGCTGTTGACTAATTTCCATCTTCCCCAGTCTACTTTGTTGATGATGGCTTGTGCATTCGGTGGTTATGAGCTGGTTATGCACGCCTATGAAACAGCTGTGAAAGAAAAATACAAGTTTTTCTCTTACGGTGATGTTATGCTAATCATCTAA
- a CDS encoding 2-C-methyl-D-erythritol 4-phosphate cytidylyltransferase: MQKFAVIVAGGSGSRMGLSTPKQFIMLHDKPILMHTIDAFHNYNQQISIILVLPEQEKKRWQQLCDKFNFQVKHQVVSGGKNRTDSVKNGLYAIDAEEGLVAIHDGVRPLVSSEIIRNSYVEAALQGNAIASVPLKDSIRWHKGDENRAIDRSEYCLIQTPQTFRLSLIKEAYYSLSDEIKTDDASVLEARGAKINLIQGDYTNIKITTQEDLKVAEALWSSLPL; this comes from the coding sequence GTGCAAAAATTTGCTGTAATTGTAGCAGGAGGAAGTGGCAGCAGAATGGGCTTATCTACGCCTAAGCAGTTTATCATGCTTCACGATAAGCCCATTTTGATGCATACAATTGATGCTTTTCACAACTATAATCAGCAAATCAGTATTATTCTCGTCCTTCCCGAACAGGAAAAAAAGAGATGGCAGCAACTCTGTGACAAATTTAACTTTCAAGTGAAGCATCAGGTAGTGAGCGGAGGAAAAAACAGAACTGATTCTGTAAAGAATGGCTTGTACGCAATTGACGCTGAAGAGGGACTTGTAGCCATACATGATGGTGTCAGGCCCTTGGTGTCATCTGAAATAATCAGGAACTCATACGTGGAAGCAGCATTACAAGGGAACGCGATAGCCTCAGTACCACTCAAAGATTCTATCCGGTGGCATAAGGGTGATGAGAATCGGGCTATTGACCGTAGTGAATACTGTCTTATTCAAACGCCTCAAACATTTAGGCTTTCTTTAATCAAAGAAGCCTATTATTCATTAAGCGACGAGATAAAGACTGATGATGCAAGTGTTTTGGAAGCCAGAGGTGCCAAAATAAATCTGATACAGGGGGATTACACCAATATTAAGATAACAACCCAGGAAGATTTAAAAGTGGCAGAGGCACTGTGGAGCTCCCTGCCCTTATAG
- a CDS encoding DUF2795 domain-containing protein: protein MYWTLELASYLEDAPWPATKDELIDFSIRSGAPLEVVENLQELEDDGQPYENIEEIWPDYPTKEDFFFNEDEY from the coding sequence ATGTACTGGACATTAGAATTAGCTTCTTACCTTGAGGATGCCCCCTGGCCCGCAACTAAGGATGAACTTATAGATTTCTCCATCCGTTCGGGAGCTCCTTTAGAGGTAGTAGAAAACTTGCAGGAACTTGAGGATGATGGTCAGCCTTACGAAAATATTGAAGAAATTTGGCCTGACTACCCCACTAAAGAAGATTTCTTCTTTAATGAAGATGAATACTAA
- a CDS encoding DUF349 domain-containing protein codes for MESKNPYGFIKDGKIYRNAFLEYPEREIGEVRESEESTIKYFEDRFAMAETKVHNLSKAIEESDNKGSYLMKLVHMREQLANFDALGDYVVLYEKLDELEEMLREIISQNRVKNLEIKQALIAEAEVYENSTDWQEAADQLKEIKNKWIRTGAVDKEHEEEIEGRFTEVLDNFFQRRNQFFEDRKKMIGDRIQKYYDIIYELRRLMREDDRQAAKERVKELQSNWRDIGKIPPKLYGKLFKDFRYLSGKFFKPQSRYSSGGSGGYRSSQGSGGGFRPRQGSSGYRSSEGRSYSPRKRPDFQQNSEYNVSEMLERKKELLSQANQLAEKDSEDVVEDVKRLRFLWKRTGKLPRDVGGSITSDFIRACDMASEKSFLNRLVRSKNPDYNHSDPQEKINQKINLLSNLIVRDEKELDLYKENIDKFSSSSSYNNMDREVQIKLKSQQRKVAVKKALMEELINDLKSQK; via the coding sequence GTGGAGTCAAAGAATCCCTACGGTTTTATCAAAGACGGTAAAATCTATCGTAATGCTTTTCTTGAATATCCCGAAAGAGAAATCGGAGAGGTCAGAGAAAGTGAAGAATCGACCATAAAATACTTTGAAGACCGCTTTGCCATGGCGGAAACCAAAGTACATAACCTTAGCAAGGCTATTGAAGAGTCTGATAATAAGGGATCATATCTGATGAAGTTGGTACATATGCGTGAACAGCTTGCGAATTTTGACGCACTGGGCGATTACGTAGTTTTGTACGAAAAACTTGATGAGCTAGAGGAAATGCTGAGAGAAATCATCTCTCAAAACAGAGTAAAGAACCTTGAAATCAAACAAGCTTTAATCGCTGAAGCTGAAGTATATGAAAACAGTACTGACTGGCAGGAAGCGGCTGATCAGCTCAAAGAAATCAAAAATAAATGGATACGTACCGGAGCTGTTGATAAAGAGCATGAGGAGGAAATAGAAGGGCGCTTTACGGAAGTTTTAGATAATTTCTTCCAACGTCGCAATCAATTTTTCGAAGATCGCAAAAAAATGATTGGCGATCGCATTCAGAAATATTATGATATCATCTATGAGCTGAGACGGTTGATGCGTGAAGATGACCGGCAGGCAGCGAAAGAACGTGTAAAAGAATTGCAGTCAAATTGGCGCGATATAGGTAAGATTCCTCCAAAACTATATGGCAAGCTCTTTAAAGACTTTAGATATCTAAGCGGTAAATTTTTCAAACCCCAAAGCCGTTACTCTTCCGGGGGAAGTGGTGGATATCGTTCCTCCCAGGGAAGTGGAGGCGGTTTTCGACCTCGCCAGGGTAGTAGTGGGTATCGCTCTTCCGAAGGCAGAAGCTATTCTCCTCGCAAAAGACCTGACTTCCAGCAGAACTCTGAATACAATGTAAGTGAAATGCTGGAACGTAAAAAAGAGCTGCTTTCTCAAGCCAACCAACTTGCTGAAAAAGACAGCGAAGATGTCGTGGAAGATGTAAAAAGGCTTAGGTTTTTATGGAAAAGAACCGGAAAACTTCCCCGTGATGTAGGTGGCAGCATTACTTCTGACTTTATCCGAGCCTGTGATATGGCAAGTGAAAAAAGTTTTCTTAACCGCTTGGTACGATCTAAAAACCCAGATTATAATCATTCTGACCCTCAGGAAAAAATTAACCAAAAAATAAATCTTTTAAGTAACCTAATCGTAAGAGACGAAAAAGAACTTGATCTGTACAAAGAAAACATAGACAAGTTCTCGAGCAGTAGCAGTTACAATAATATGGATAGAGAGGTCCAGATCAAGCTCAAATCTCAGCAAAGAAAAGTGGCTGTAAAGAAAGCTTTGATGGAAGAGTTAATAAATGACTTAAAATCTCAAAAATAA
- the ettA gene encoding energy-dependent translational throttle protein EttA: MSNEKIIFSMSGVSKIYPPQKQVLKNIYLSFYYGAKIGVLGLNGAGKSTLLRIIAGTEKNYQGEVVFSPGYSVGMLEQEPKLDPEKTVKEVVEEGVQEVVDLLKEFEKVNEAFADPAVMEDPDGMQKLIDKQAKIQEELDRVNAWELDSRLERAMDALRTPPSEAKVSKLSGGEKRRVALCRLLLQEPDVLLLDEPTNHLDAESVLWLEQHLQQYRGTVIAVTHDRYFLDNVAGWILELDRGEGIPWKGNYSSWLEQKQKRLSEEEKSESKRQKTLQRELEWVRMTPKGRQAKAKARLSAYDKLYNEEAKEGESKLELFIPPGPRLGSKVLEAEHVSKAFGEKLLYEDLSFNLPQAGIVGVIGPNGAGKTTLFNLITGKDSPDQGELDLGPTVELAYVDQEHDQLAPDKSVWETISGGNELIELGGRQVNSRAYVSKFNFSGADQEKKVGKLSGGERNRVHLAMMLKKGANLLLLDEPTNDLDVNTLRALEEALENFAGCAVIISHDRWFLDRVATHILAFEGDSQVYWFEGNFTEYEENRKKRLGDTEPKRIKYKKIA, encoded by the coding sequence ATGAGTAATGAAAAAATAATTTTTTCTATGTCGGGTGTAAGTAAAATTTACCCGCCCCAAAAACAGGTGTTAAAGAACATATATTTATCTTTTTATTACGGAGCCAAGATCGGCGTGCTCGGACTGAATGGTGCGGGTAAATCTACTTTACTTAGAATTATCGCAGGAACTGAAAAGAATTATCAGGGAGAAGTAGTCTTCTCTCCCGGTTACTCAGTAGGTATGCTGGAACAGGAACCCAAGCTTGATCCCGAAAAAACAGTAAAAGAAGTAGTAGAAGAAGGGGTACAAGAGGTAGTGGATTTGCTTAAAGAATTTGAAAAAGTGAATGAGGCTTTCGCTGACCCTGCTGTAATGGAAGATCCTGATGGTATGCAGAAGCTGATTGATAAACAGGCAAAAATACAGGAAGAGCTGGACAGAGTAAATGCCTGGGAGCTGGATAGTAGACTGGAGAGGGCAATGGATGCACTACGTACTCCTCCATCTGAGGCTAAAGTCAGCAAGCTCTCGGGAGGTGAAAAAAGGAGGGTCGCACTATGCCGTCTACTTCTACAGGAGCCCGATGTTTTGTTGCTGGACGAGCCTACCAACCACCTGGATGCTGAATCTGTCCTTTGGCTTGAACAACATCTGCAGCAGTACAGAGGAACAGTAATTGCTGTTACGCACGATCGCTACTTTTTAGATAATGTAGCCGGATGGATACTGGAGTTGGATAGGGGAGAAGGCATTCCCTGGAAGGGCAACTATTCCAGTTGGCTGGAGCAGAAGCAGAAAAGGTTATCTGAGGAAGAAAAATCCGAGTCTAAAAGGCAAAAGACCTTACAACGTGAACTGGAATGGGTGCGCATGACCCCCAAAGGCAGACAGGCAAAAGCTAAGGCACGTCTCAGTGCTTACGATAAGTTATATAATGAAGAAGCGAAAGAGGGAGAATCTAAATTGGAATTATTTATTCCACCGGGACCACGCTTAGGCAGCAAAGTACTGGAAGCAGAACATGTTTCTAAAGCATTCGGAGAAAAGCTGCTGTATGAAGATTTATCCTTTAACCTTCCTCAGGCTGGTATAGTGGGTGTCATCGGCCCTAATGGAGCTGGAAAAACCACGCTGTTTAATTTAATCACCGGTAAGGACAGCCCTGATCAGGGCGAGTTAGACCTGGGACCAACGGTAGAGTTGGCTTATGTAGATCAGGAGCATGATCAGCTGGCTCCCGATAAAAGTGTGTGGGAAACGATTTCAGGTGGCAATGAGCTCATTGAACTGGGAGGAAGACAGGTTAATTCACGCGCTTATGTGAGTAAATTTAATTTTAGTGGTGCCGATCAGGAAAAGAAAGTGGGTAAGCTGTCGGGTGGTGAACGTAACCGGGTACATCTGGCGATGATGCTAAAAAAAGGAGCCAATTTACTCTTACTGGATGAGCCTACCAACGACCTGGATGTTAACACACTGCGTGCCCTGGAAGAAGCATTGGAAAATTTTGCGGGTTGTGCAGTGATTATTTCTCACGACCGCTGGTTTCTGGACAGAGTAGCTACCCATATCTTGGCTTTTGAAGGCGACTCACAGGTATATTGGTTTGAAGGTAACTTCACGGAGTATGAAGAAAACCGTAAGAAAAGACTGGGAGATACCGAACCTAAGCGCATCAAATACAAGAAGATAGCCTAA
- a CDS encoding transglutaminase domain-containing protein — protein MRKLTLLSWLLLFFQYSMANPPSEFSKIDEHARNTPAKYARNVEDLAQYLSKPAKNDFQKVRSFFVWMAENITYDVDLFRRYRPGTSLNVTAEDVLKKKKAVCQGYADLFTALCDEVGISSRMVPGYSKGFGNRNRTDFSTADHAWNAVYLDGKWYLLDATWGAGGLNDKMQYVAHFNEQYFLADPKVFIKDHMPLYPMWQLLDCPVSLKAFSKGDEAVAQEIAAGKNCSDFKQQIATIYKLEDAERTIKLAEAAYVFNPENHVVMARGYMDYAHHIMSTIKRELRSREEIEHAINTQEDALQYLKKAHDLLHKVKDGSADVEKDFVSKNIKNSESNLKAMKAALKG, from the coding sequence ATGAGAAAGTTGACATTATTAAGCTGGCTGCTGTTGTTTTTTCAGTACAGCATGGCAAACCCTCCGTCTGAGTTTAGCAAAATAGATGAACATGCCAGAAATACGCCTGCCAAGTATGCGCGGAATGTAGAAGACCTGGCACAATATTTATCAAAGCCGGCTAAGAATGACTTTCAAAAAGTACGGAGCTTTTTTGTATGGATGGCAGAAAATATCACTTACGATGTTGATTTATTTCGTCGTTACCGTCCGGGAACTTCATTGAATGTTACGGCTGAAGATGTGCTGAAGAAAAAAAAAGCAGTATGTCAGGGCTATGCTGATTTGTTCACTGCCCTCTGTGATGAGGTAGGTATCAGCAGTAGAATGGTGCCTGGCTACAGTAAAGGCTTTGGTAATCGTAACCGTACCGACTTCAGCACTGCTGACCATGCCTGGAATGCGGTGTATCTGGATGGAAAGTGGTACTTACTTGATGCTACCTGGGGAGCTGGTGGACTAAACGATAAAATGCAGTATGTAGCGCACTTCAATGAACAGTATTTCCTTGCTGACCCCAAAGTGTTCATCAAAGATCATATGCCTTTGTATCCTATGTGGCAATTGCTGGACTGTCCGGTAAGTCTCAAAGCTTTCTCCAAAGGAGATGAAGCTGTAGCTCAAGAAATTGCAGCCGGGAAAAACTGCTCAGACTTTAAGCAGCAGATTGCGACAATATATAAGTTAGAGGATGCTGAGCGTACGATTAAATTAGCTGAGGCAGCTTATGTGTTTAATCCGGAAAATCATGTAGTGATGGCCCGAGGCTATATGGACTATGCCCATCACATTATGAGTACAATTAAGAGAGAGCTAAGGTCAAGAGAAGAAATTGAGCATGCCATAAATACTCAGGAAGACGCGTTACAGTATCTCAAGAAAGCTCATGATTTATTGCACAAAGTAAAAGATGGAAGCGCTGATGTAGAAAAGGACTTTGTCAGCAAAAATATCAAAAACAGCGAATCTAACCTCAAGGCTATGAAGGCAGCCCTAAAAGGCTAG
- a CDS encoding aspartyl protease family protein, which produces MSVIRITQARLYFLLLLFLGGLFSGSHVLAKGTLASVPFELYAEHIFIQLQVNESDPLHFIFDTGAASTVISQQKAERIKLASDGLTSVKTAKGPSLIYYSKRNQVNIGGLSIDDVRISHLSLSHLDRVLEKNVDGIIGHDLLNQYVIIVNYDDFALDFYDPDDFQPPKNFTAHKVELLSGRPYIQAALTLANGETLEGRLQIDNGSGSSITVYSPFVDEYKLSSKVGRTELVYTMSFTGLIDKNYAGRLEGLDVGNYRLTNIPIRLNRSRYRKRAFKDGVGHIGNGLLKRFNIAFDYKNGITYWYPNESFVEEFKDAYSGLVVKSDQKEDRIFVKHVFDNSPASVAGLAEDDEIVMIDNIKTEGRSSFEVNGLLNQSARNIEIVIKRNNEIKRLNLQPKTL; this is translated from the coding sequence TTGTCAGTAATAAGAATCACTCAAGCCAGATTATACTTTCTGTTATTATTATTTTTGGGCGGGCTGTTTTCTGGCTCACACGTTCTTGCCAAAGGCACATTGGCTTCCGTCCCTTTCGAGTTATATGCTGAGCATATTTTTATTCAACTTCAGGTAAACGAATCTGATCCACTTCACTTCATTTTTGATACAGGAGCTGCATCTACCGTCATCAGCCAGCAAAAAGCGGAGCGCATAAAACTTGCAAGTGATGGCCTTACTTCAGTAAAGACTGCCAAGGGACCATCGCTTATCTATTACTCTAAACGTAATCAGGTCAACATCGGCGGGCTATCCATCGATGATGTACGTATCTCTCATCTCTCATTGTCTCATCTGGACAGGGTGCTAGAGAAAAATGTAGACGGTATTATTGGTCATGACCTGCTCAACCAATATGTAATTATCGTGAATTACGATGATTTTGCGCTGGACTTTTATGACCCTGATGACTTTCAGCCTCCCAAAAATTTTACAGCGCATAAAGTAGAGTTATTATCGGGAAGACCTTATATCCAGGCTGCGCTTACCCTTGCCAATGGTGAAACCCTTGAGGGTCGTTTGCAAATTGATAATGGTTCGGGTTCTTCCATCACCGTGTATTCACCTTTTGTAGATGAATACAAGTTATCTTCTAAGGTAGGCCGTACGGAGTTGGTGTATACCATGAGTTTTACCGGGCTGATTGACAAAAATTATGCGGGCAGACTTGAAGGGCTGGATGTAGGAAATTACCGCCTTACCAATATTCCTATACGGCTTAACCGATCAAGGTATCGTAAAAGAGCTTTCAAAGATGGTGTGGGACACATCGGTAATGGACTGCTTAAGCGATTTAACATCGCATTTGACTACAAAAATGGTATCACGTATTGGTATCCTAATGAGTCTTTCGTTGAAGAGTTCAAAGACGCCTACTCGGGCTTAGTAGTCAAATCTGACCAGAAGGAAGACCGAATATTTGTAAAGCATGTTTTTGACAACTCACCTGCATCTGTGGCTGGTTTGGCAGAAGATGATGAGATCGTGATGATCGATAATATTAAAACAGAAGGCCGCTCTTCTTTTGAAGTGAACGGCCTTCTGAACCAATCGGCTCGTAATATTGAAATTGTCATTAAGAGAAACAACGAAATCAAAAGGTTAAACCTCCAACCTAAGACCCTATAA